The Chryseobacterium indicum genome includes a window with the following:
- a CDS encoding DUF808 domain-containing protein, producing the protein MASGFFAILDDIAALMDDVAVTSKIATQKTAGILGDDLAVNAEKATGFLSSRELPVLWAITKGSFINKLIILPIVFLLNWLYPPAINYVLILGGLYLAFEGVEKIIEFLFHRDKKGHEVVEEAEEEDLNSEETEKAKIKSAITTDFILSIEIVIIALGTVLEESHPFITQILVTSLVAFIATVGVYGIVALIVRMDDAGFKLIRKSNDKGIIGKLGHLLVKALPIVIKALGVIGTIALIMVAGGIFAHRIEYFHHILPSWSSDKILMVLKEVILGLTGGLLAVAVFTIGKALFSLVKRA; encoded by the coding sequence ATGGCATCTGGTTTTTTTGCGATCTTGGATGATATTGCTGCGTTAATGGATGATGTAGCGGTTACAAGTAAAATAGCAACTCAGAAAACGGCTGGAATCTTAGGAGATGATCTTGCTGTAAATGCTGAAAAAGCGACTGGCTTTCTTTCTTCACGAGAGCTTCCGGTACTTTGGGCGATCACAAAAGGATCTTTCATCAACAAACTTATTATTCTTCCGATTGTTTTTCTGTTAAACTGGCTGTATCCGCCTGCCATTAATTATGTTTTGATTTTGGGAGGTCTGTATCTTGCTTTTGAAGGGGTAGAAAAGATTATAGAATTTCTGTTTCACAGGGATAAAAAAGGTCATGAAGTCGTAGAAGAGGCGGAAGAAGAAGATCTAAATTCTGAAGAAACCGAAAAGGCAAAGATTAAATCAGCAATTACAACGGATTTTATTCTGTCTATTGAAATTGTAATTATTGCTTTAGGAACGGTTTTGGAGGAAAGTCATCCTTTTATTACCCAGATTCTGGTAACCTCATTGGTGGCTTTTATTGCAACAGTAGGAGTTTACGGAATTGTAGCTTTAATTGTAAGAATGGATGATGCAGGATTTAAACTGATCAGAAAAAGTAATGACAAAGGAATTATCGGAAAACTGGGACATCTTCTTGTAAAAGCACTTCCAATAGTTATAAAAGCTTTAGGAGTAATCGGAACGATTGCCCTGATTATGGTTGCCGGAGGAATTTTTGCTCACCGAATAGAGTATTTTCACCATATTTTACCATCCTGGTCTTCAGATAAAATACTTATGGTTCTTAAAGAAGTGATTCTTGGACTTACAGGAGGATTGCTTGCCGTGGCTGTTTTCACGATCGGGAAAGCATTGTTTTCCTTAGTGAAACGCGCATAG
- a CDS encoding alpha/beta hydrolase, with translation MKKLILRYHFFVLGLIGFILSSCNTRKFKVWVGTNNEQKIYNLKYGEHKRQKADIFLPSNYPENSPVVLLIHGGAWTLGKKEHMIQIQKMLFKNNIPTINMNYRLVSKSKKITYREQLEDINLVIAKFNELAQRAELQPNNYILLGESAGGHLALLYGYQNPDKVKKIISLSGPTDFYSPEYLNSFYSKYSSPTIQKVVGTKFTRGNLSEEFKKASPIAHISNVPTLHFQGNQDFLVSPKQGIALDSALTAQNVPHKFIYMKNTGHVPRFFNRKKRDSIIYPNILEWIKN, from the coding sequence ATGAAAAAGCTGATTCTTCGTTACCATTTCTTTGTTTTAGGGTTAATTGGCTTTATTTTGAGTTCATGCAATACGAGAAAATTTAAAGTCTGGGTGGGAACAAATAACGAACAGAAAATTTACAATCTGAAGTACGGGGAACATAAAAGGCAGAAAGCAGACATCTTTCTTCCTTCGAATTATCCTGAAAATTCTCCCGTTGTTTTATTAATTCATGGCGGAGCATGGACTCTGGGCAAAAAAGAACACATGATCCAAATTCAGAAAATGCTCTTTAAAAATAATATTCCGACCATTAATATGAATTACCGGCTGGTTTCAAAGTCAAAAAAAATCACGTACCGCGAACAGCTTGAAGACATAAATTTAGTGATTGCCAAATTCAATGAACTGGCGCAGAGAGCAGAACTTCAGCCTAACAATTATATTCTTCTGGGAGAAAGTGCGGGAGGTCATCTTGCTTTACTCTACGGTTATCAGAATCCTGATAAAGTAAAAAAGATCATTTCCTTAAGCGGACCGACAGATTTTTATTCTCCGGAATACCTGAATTCATTTTACTCCAAATATTCTTCACCGACTATCCAAAAAGTGGTGGGAACAAAATTCACGCGTGGAAACTTGTCTGAAGAATTTAAAAAAGCCAGTCCGATTGCCCATATTTCGAATGTTCCTACCCTCCATTTTCAGGGTAATCAGGATTTTTTAGTCAGTCCGAAACAGGGAATTGCCTTGGATTCTGCTTTAACGGCACAAAATGTCCCGCATAAATTCATTTACATGAAAAATACAGGTCATGTTCCGCGATTTTTTAACAGAAAGAAAAGAGACAGCATTATTTATCCTAATATTCTGGAGTGGATTAAAAATTAA
- a CDS encoding DedA family protein — MEDFNSWKDLLNPEFYIKLGGFWLILFIIFAETGLFVGFFLPGDSLLFVSGIYSIDIIRETFGSTGSDFFDTFILAASVSLAAIIGNEIGYYFGRKTGSALYKKEDTWLFKKKYLYQAHDFFEKNGALAIIMARFLPVVRTFTPIVAGIVKMDKKAFLRDNIIGAVLWSFLLIFAGHYLDKLFIDQFGIDLKKKLELIIIVIVLITTVPVIIKFLFGKKQDFSKYENHNFDEEDN; from the coding sequence ATGGAAGATTTCAATAGCTGGAAAGATTTATTAAATCCGGAGTTTTATATCAAGCTTGGAGGATTTTGGCTCATTCTGTTTATCATTTTCGCCGAAACAGGTCTTTTTGTAGGATTTTTTTTACCGGGCGATTCATTGCTTTTCGTTTCGGGGATTTATTCAATTGATATCATCAGAGAGACTTTTGGCTCTACAGGGAGCGATTTTTTCGATACATTTATCTTAGCGGCATCAGTTTCTCTGGCAGCTATTATAGGGAATGAAATAGGTTACTATTTTGGGAGAAAGACAGGTTCTGCTTTATATAAAAAAGAAGATACATGGCTTTTTAAAAAGAAATATCTTTATCAGGCGCACGATTTTTTTGAGAAAAATGGCGCTTTGGCTATTATAATGGCAAGATTTTTACCTGTAGTAAGAACATTTACTCCGATTGTGGCAGGGATCGTAAAGATGGATAAAAAGGCGTTCTTAAGAGATAATATTATCGGGGCGGTTCTCTGGTCGTTTTTATTGATTTTTGCGGGACATTATCTGGATAAATTATTTATCGATCAGTTCGGAATTGATCTTAAGAAAAAATTAGAACTGATTATTATTGTGATTGTTCTGATAACAACAGTTCCGGTTATTATCAAATTTTTATTCGGAAAGAAACAGGACTTCTCCAAGTATGAAAATCATAATTTTGATGAAGAAGACAACTAA